A part of Longimicrobiaceae bacterium genomic DNA contains:
- the rph gene encoding ribonuclease PH, whose amino-acid sequence MTEPAPVRQGRAADEMRELTMERGVSEYAEGSCLIRMGRTQVLCTASVEEGVPGWRKGSGAGWVTAEYAMLPRATQQRTNRERGHVGGRTQEIQRLIGRSLRACVNLEALGEWTIRIDCDVLQADGGTRTASITGGAVALRDACAWIDAQRGSPTGAFRQLVAAVSVGVVEGEMLLDLEYAEDSRAEVDLNVVALEGGGLIEVQGTAERAPFTRDQLVRMMDLAGPAIERLIAAQRQLLG is encoded by the coding sequence ATGACCGAGCCGGCACCGGTGCGACAGGGACGAGCCGCGGACGAGATGCGCGAGCTGACCATGGAGCGCGGCGTGTCCGAGTATGCCGAAGGGTCGTGCCTGATCCGCATGGGGCGGACGCAGGTCCTGTGTACTGCCTCCGTGGAGGAAGGGGTGCCGGGTTGGAGGAAGGGAAGCGGGGCAGGGTGGGTGACGGCCGAATACGCCATGCTGCCGCGCGCCACGCAGCAGCGCACCAACCGTGAGCGTGGCCACGTGGGCGGACGCACGCAGGAGATCCAGCGCCTGATCGGCCGCAGCCTGCGCGCCTGCGTCAATCTCGAGGCGCTGGGGGAGTGGACCATCCGGATCGACTGTGACGTGCTCCAGGCGGACGGGGGAACCCGTACGGCCTCAATCACCGGCGGGGCCGTGGCGTTGCGCGACGCCTGCGCGTGGATCGACGCGCAGCGTGGCTCGCCGACGGGGGCCTTCCGGCAGCTGGTCGCCGCCGTGAGTGTGGGGGTGGTGGAGGGCGAGATGCTCCTCGACCTCGAGTACGCTGAGGACTCCCGCGCCGAGGTAGACCTGAACGTGGTGGCGTTGGAGGGGGGCGGTCTGATCGAGGTGCAGGGCACCGCCGAGCGCGCGCCCTTCACCCGCGATCAGCTCGTGCGGATGATGGACCTCGCCGGCCCCGCCATCGAGCGGCTCATCGCCGCCCAGCGGCAGCTTCTGGGATGA
- the rdgB gene encoding RdgB/HAM1 family non-canonical purine NTP pyrophosphatase → MTRRLLVATRSAHKLREIRQIMEEVGGPAVIDLSEAGVDYDPAEEEIEVHDSFEANAMAKARYFARRSGMTTLADDSGLCVDALGGAPGVRSKRFSGRADLEGDALDAANNAFLLERLADVPDDRRTAHYVCVAAVAEPDGRERVFAGRCDGEILREPRGNGGFGYDPLFYVPEEGATFGQIDAARKNQLSHRARAMRAVAEALRNRVASPDRTDG, encoded by the coding sequence ATGACCCGGCGCCTGCTCGTCGCCACGCGCAGCGCGCACAAGCTCCGCGAGATCCGGCAGATCATGGAGGAGGTCGGCGGGCCAGCCGTCATCGACCTCAGTGAAGCCGGGGTCGACTACGATCCGGCGGAGGAGGAGATCGAGGTCCACGACAGCTTCGAGGCGAACGCGATGGCCAAGGCGCGCTACTTCGCGAGGCGCTCGGGGATGACGACGCTGGCGGACGATTCCGGTCTGTGCGTGGACGCCCTGGGTGGTGCGCCCGGGGTGCGGTCGAAGCGCTTCTCCGGCCGGGCGGACCTGGAAGGCGACGCGCTGGATGCGGCGAACAACGCCTTCCTGCTCGAGCGCCTGGCCGACGTGCCCGACGACCGGCGAACGGCCCACTACGTCTGCGTGGCGGCAGTGGCGGAGCCAGACGGGCGGGAACGGGTGTTCGCCGGCCGGTGCGACGGCGAGATCCTGCGCGAGCCGCGCGGAAATGGAGGCTTTGGTTACGATCCGCTCTTCTACGTGCCGGAGGAAGGTGCCACCTTCGGGCAGATCGACGCGGCGCGGAAGAACCAGCTCAGCCACCGGGCGCGCGCCATGCGTGCGGTAGCCGAGGCGCTGCGGAACCGCGTGGCGTCGCCGGACCGCACCGACGGATAG
- a CDS encoding zinc-dependent alcohol dehydrogenase family protein produces MSSMLAMQLQAPGTPLVPVSLRVPEPGPGQVLVRVRCCAVCRTDLHVVDGELPDPRLPIVPGHEVVGEVVQLGAGVQGLALGDRIGIPWVGWTCGRCQYCQSGRENLCPRAEFTGYHLDGGYAEYAVADARFCFRIPEGFPDLRAAPLLCAGLIGYRSLRMAGDARRLGIYGFGAAAHIITQVAVHQGRQVFAFTREGDEVGQRFAREVGAVWAGASTEHPPVELEAAIIFAPVGALVPHALAAVEPGGTVVCGGIHMSDIPSFPYSLLWGERVVRSVANLTRRDGEEFLALVPELTLEIAVEPYPLQAANEALRALREGRVRGAAVLTTEEVAVPAPS; encoded by the coding sequence ATGTCCTCGATGCTCGCGATGCAGCTGCAGGCTCCGGGCACCCCGCTGGTGCCCGTCAGCCTGCGAGTGCCGGAGCCGGGCCCCGGGCAGGTCCTGGTCCGGGTGCGATGCTGCGCCGTCTGCCGCACCGACCTGCACGTGGTCGACGGGGAGCTGCCCGATCCCCGCCTGCCGATCGTTCCCGGGCACGAGGTGGTGGGAGAGGTCGTGCAGCTCGGCGCGGGAGTGCAGGGACTCGCGCTCGGGGACCGGATCGGGATCCCGTGGGTGGGATGGACCTGCGGCAGGTGCCAATACTGTCAGAGCGGGCGCGAGAACCTCTGTCCGCGGGCGGAGTTCACCGGCTATCACCTGGATGGTGGATACGCCGAGTACGCGGTGGCGGATGCCCGCTTCTGCTTCCGCATCCCGGAGGGCTTTCCCGACCTGCGAGCGGCCCCGCTGCTCTGCGCCGGGCTGATCGGCTACCGCTCGCTACGGATGGCGGGTGATGCGCGCCGATTGGGGATCTACGGCTTCGGTGCCGCCGCCCATATCATTACCCAGGTCGCCGTGCACCAGGGTCGCCAGGTGTTCGCCTTCACCCGCGAGGGTGACGAGGTGGGGCAACGGTTCGCGCGGGAGGTAGGCGCCGTCTGGGCCGGGGCGTCCACCGAGCACCCACCGGTGGAGCTGGAGGCCGCGATCATCTTCGCCCCGGTGGGTGCGCTGGTGCCGCACGCGCTGGCGGCGGTCGAGCCGGGCGGCACGGTGGTGTGCGGCGGGATCCACATGAGCGACATCCCGAGCTTCCCGTACTCCCTCCTGTGGGGGGAGAGAGTAGTGCGGTCCGTGGCCAACCTCACACGGCGCGACGGCGAGGAGTTTCTGGCGCTAGTGCCCGAGCTCACTCTGGAGATCGCCGTCGAGCCTTATCCGCTGCAGGCGGCGAACGAGGCGCTGCGGGCGTTGCGGGAGGGGCGGGTTCGGGGCGCAGCGGTATTGACCACCGAGGAGGTGGCGGTGCCCGCGCCGAGTTGA